The Hippoglossus hippoglossus isolate fHipHip1 chromosome 10, fHipHip1.pri, whole genome shotgun sequence DNA segment CATCAGAGGGGAGAAGTTCGCCCCGGGTTTCTGTGACGCGTGGCGTGGCATCGGATGACTCCAACCTTGAAATACATCATGACGTTTGGTTGTTCTAGCGCAAGAGCAATGGTGGCAGAAGAAGGAAAGTAACACAGACTAATAGGGGCTGTTGGCAAATCCTGatcttcctgtttctgtcaaCTTTCAACAGCTGAGGGGGGCTGCTTTTAAAAAGCCAAGCCGTGTCACAGCATCACTAAGTTGGTATCCACAGCTTTTGCTGAGGGTCTCTTCTCGTGTTATATCATGTCACAGAGGAGGATCTGAAATAGCCTCAAGATGATGTCAAGAGGTGTGTAATGTTTGTTGTGGTCGGGGGTTGCACGGGTAACTGGGCGTATAAATAGGATCTTCGGATGAAAGACTAATGTAACAGTGGATGGCCCCTCTTTCTCGCACATTATAAGAATTAGGAGGAGTCTGGACCTACGTCACCCTTGAGCAGCGGCCTTTGATCGAGTCACATTTTTCTGAGTGCAGGGGACTTTTTTTCAAAGTCTAGCTGGCAGACcgagcaggaaaaacacacagtgcaacTGGGATGCTCCCTGCGGAAACGTCTGGAGAATTCTCACAACATACTGGCTCTCCTGGGATTTGGGTGAACCGCGCTCCACTTGTCCCCAGGCGATTTCTCTTTGATGTTTGGCTCAATTTCATCTGACGGCCCCCGGCTGTGATCGCATACTATGGCAGTAGTTGATGCAATATGTAAactaatcttttcttttttttttatgtccacTTTCATGTACATGTAAATCAATTTTGTGTCCCAGTGTTGTGACACAGTCTGAAACAAAACCAATGCTTCCACAGTGCACTCACCTCCTTTGGCCTCTCTGGACAGAGCCTTAGCCTTCATCATCCTTTGTTTAGTCAGGTCATTTTGGCTGgactgcatcatcatcatcatcgttgttgtttttctacGATGGACACAAACAGTTCAATAATTATTTCAaggatttatttaaattgtaggATTCTATGTATAATCTGGTTTATTTGAGACAGATTAGAGTTTAGtgacaaacagaagaaacacacTCCTTTaggtttctgtttgttgttaatCACAAATCCTAAATTATATGTTAGTCAGAAATTATTAATCTTACTAAGGGCACATCAGTTTTATTAAGTTACTATAACAGCGTTTTGTTCAAGCAATGGATTTGCTCATAATTTGATTAAATCTCTCAATTTAAAATACtcaatatattaataattttaCTACTATTATATAAGTAGTTACATTTTGAAGCTTCCTCTACAGCAACACAGAAATGTATGATTATATGAATTTACAGATCTTTATAGGAGCCGATTCTCTTATATGTTTATGCAGACTGTAAACCACAAGTAACTAAACCTAAATTATATCTTATAGTCACAAGTTATAAATGTTATTGAGTCCAGCCCCATTTTGTTAAGTGAGTGTGACTGTAACAGGGTTTTGTTGAAGCAATGCATTTGCTCATAATCTGATTAAATCTCTCAAATTAAAATACTTATTAATACTCTACTTGCACCACAGCACAAGCGCCATCCTTAGATTTCAAAGCTGCTTCTCCCGCAACACAGAAATGTATGATATTACGGGTTCCTTCTTTACAATTCTTTAAAGAACCCAATGGCTTCCAAACCTATGCAACACTTCCAAACTTAACGCTCCTCTCAGGGCCCTTTTGTCCCTTCTGATTTTGAAGGCCCACACTTAGCTGCTCCTTACCTGTGTCtcctgtccgtctgtctgttgGTGGGAGATCCTCtggatggttgtgttgtgtggtcGATCCGGGACTGGAGCTGAGATGCTTCCTCGCTCCACTCTGACACTCCGCGGCAGAGCGGGGACCGTCCGTATAAAACCCATCCAGGGATGCCTGCGGTGCTTATCTCACCCAGTTTATTTTAGCAGAGGATTCCGAGAGCGAagatggatggaggggggggtttTGTTGGTGGGTGTGGGCGGGTGGTGGTGGTATAAAAGGCCTGTCGAGGGGAAGGGGTGAGGATAAAGATTTGCTTCGTGACCTCGAGCcgctttgaaaataaaaatctgatccCCTCttcgtgtgagtgtgtgtgtgtgtgtgtgtgtgtgtgagtgcatcaCAGCAGCTGTTGTCCAGACAGTGACAGCTATATGAGAGGCCAAGCATCCAACCTGCCCACGGCAAACATaggcacataaacacattttctattttctctctctctttacaccCGTTAAAGCCTCAGTAACCCCGGTGCTATATGTTAGTTGCTCGTGATAAGtttcccacacacagacagttttaCAGGGGAAGCTGTAAAATTGATGAGGTTGCGGTGATCAGAGTTTGTGGTTCTGTCTTCCAGTGTGGGGTCAAAGGTTAAACTCTAACATTTTTTGATGGTGAGTCCTCTGACGTCCATTTGGTTTCTCACGGCCATGAGTTACGAGCAATCAACATACCTTTCAGTTATTTATGAGTTTAAAAGAACTTAATGACAGTACAATAttcttacctctgccaagaggttatgttttcacccggctgtttgtttgattgattgcaAGCAAGATTAAAAACTAATGGACGGATTATCACAAATCTCGGTGGAGTGATGGCataaggaaaaaaacattaaattctttTTGCAGTGTGAACGTGAATGTGGAGATTTGCTCTGCTTTGAACGTGtcgtttgtgttgttttgattcattcttcttctctttgctgCTTCCCGCCATGCATTGCATCTTTGCGAGCGGAAATCATGTTAgagtttatttgcatatagggCAGGGAAGTGAAATCTGAGCTGGGATCCGATAATACCTAGAGGGCTTATAagtgtgtgcagcttgattgaatttaaggtaaCTAtcaggccttggtggagatgtgCACTACATatccattttgttttcatttattgatGCTCTGAAACTGGAGCTGCGATTCTCCATGAAGTGATGCCCTTTAACTGTGGATTTGGTTGCCCTTTTGGAACTCAACTTAGTCTTCATCGAGCAGCTTTTCCCCCCACAAATTGATTCATTGAGCTCAGCAGGAGccaggggggggaaaaaacattttctttatccCCGTTGAGATTGGATATCGATTTTGCACCTGCCCTGCTCCACAATGTCACTATCCCCCCGTGGGAAGCCTCCCAGCCTCTGACACAAAATGTGGAGTCATCCTGAGTCACAGAAAATCATCTGCACACACGCGGTGGAAGCTGAGCAGTCGCTGCACTTTAAGTGTTTCTTCAAGTGTCTTTGTTTAGTCGGTAAAAAGCTATTTTGTTTCATGACAAGAAACCCCATTTAGTTGGCAGCCTTCttttaacaaagaaaacatcagctCTGCGAGTCTTAGTGATAAGGATCAATCTCTAATTTCCACGGATTAGTCGGATAACAATTCATTATAAAGGGAGTTATtatgaaaagtgtttgattTTGAGTCTTTCTGTCGAAGAGAAgaacgatttaaaaaaaaaaaaaaggacaaattctCATGACCGGAGTCATCTGTGTTTGAGAGGTGGcttctgcagtgtgtttgtgtcacatggAGAGAGGAGCACGGCCACCAGGCGCTGACAGCTGACACCAGAACAATGGAGGCCCGTTCAGACACAAGGGCTTGTGTAATTAGGGCACCTGTAAAACCGTCTGTTCCACTCGCCTTCAGATGAAACCTTACTTGGCTGGCTAATCCGAGCCGGTCCGCAAACTTCCCAGGTCGCGTTGAAAGCAGGATAAGgcaggtttttaaatatatagCTTAACGCTGGATTCAAATTCAGCTTGCAGCCCTGAAGGAGTCATCAGTCTGAATTTTTTGGGGATTTGCTTGCAGGTGCCTTTGGGAGGATCGCTGCAAGTCAATCAGTTGGGGAGAGCTGTCTTCACGGTGCTCACTTTGAGCTTCAACCCCAGCGAGACATAATGTACGGGCTGCTGTGCGAGAGTCTTCACGACTTCATCAAGGAGTCGTACGGAGATGATGTGTGGAAGCTGGTCAGGGAGAGAGCAGATGTCAGGCTGCACTCCTTTGTCACCCACCAGGTACAATGTGCTCCTGAAATGAATAATACGACGTGATGCTGCTTGTGTGcgtagaataataataatgtgcgTTTACAGGGACATGTGCCACTCTGTCTACTTTTCAGCTTCACAGTCTTGATGTCAGAAAATCTAGGTTTCTGAGTGAAAATGTCTACACACGTGTATCTGCAGGTGTATAGCGAGAGCGTGATTCCCCGTATTGCAAAGGCAGCCAGTGGAGTGACAGGGACGCCCTACAATGAGCTGATGAACTCCTGGGGTGTCTATTTCCTGGGCTTTGTGGGGAAGTACGGCTATGACAGGATCCTCAAGGTGAGAAAAGATCTTCTGGTGGATGTGATGTGTGAGAGAATGATCAAATACACAGGGGAATTACTGCATGTATCCTCAGTACTGTCGTTTTGATAATGAAACATTTAGTTTTCATAGTTTCTTTTATCTCTTATTGTGTCTTATTTTTTGTTGctgacatttcaaaacaaaatcgCTCAGCTCAGAGTTAAGAGATGATTGTGAGTGTTGTTTTTCGTCTAAACATGAAGTCCTGAGACAATTGAGGACTGAAAATCGTACTTCTTTACAAATAAGtagataaataatattaaagCTTCAGCATTTGCACATTGTTCATAGTGAGAGGTTATCAGTGGATTCATGCAGACACTCATTGCCGATGTGCCTCAAAAAGGTAGAGAACCAGAAGGTTGTtggttcaatccccggctcCACCAGTCTGCTTTGCAAAGTATCCTTGAGCAGGATACTGACACCGATggtgtgtcattgtgtgtgatagaaaaaagcactgtatgtgaatgggtgaatgttaCTTGTGCTGTAAAGGGCTTcgagtggttgataagactggaaaagtgatatataaatacagtttatttaccattttattataaacctttctgtctttccatcCCGTGTCTGTACCCCCAGGTGTTGGGCCGCCATGTACGTGACTTTGTCAACGGCCTTGACAACCTCCATGAATACCTGCGCTTCAGCTACCCCAAGGTGCAGCCCCCGACCTTCTTCTGCCAGGAGGAGTCTGCTACTGGAGTCACCCTGCACTACAGGTCTGAGacaatgaggaagaggagggccgGGGGTTGGAGTGGGTCAGATTGATGGGCTATCAGACATTACGTGTAAAAATAGAAGAACAGagcagaaaatacagaaagcTGTGCCAGGAACCTTTTCAGAAAGGTTTTGTTCCTCTCTGATCTGCAGGAGTAAACGTAAAGGCTACCTGCACTATGCCATGGGTCAACTGAGGCAGATGGGGAAGCAGTTCTACGACACGGACATCCAAGTGGAGGTGATGTCTGAGCAGATTGTCGGAGACTACTCCCACGTCACCATGAGGTacgcacgcacccacacacacacgcacacgcacacacacaaacacacacacagacacacacacacacacacacactcacacactcacacacacacacacacacacacacacacacacacacacacacacacacacacacacacacgcacacacacaagctttttTATACCCACTGGTGAAAAGTAAACAAGTACAAGTACTATAGTACAGTATTGAGGTACTTCACTTGTGTACTTTGTTTCATGTATCTTCATACTTTTCCTCCATTACATTTAGGAAGAAGATTTTTACGTCTTACATTTATTTGGCAGCGAATGTTACTAGTTAATTTACAGATCTGGATTTTACATTCAAACATTAGAcggtcactcagtagagcgcacacctccgccaaggcccaacagtcccattaaattcaatcaagctgcaccagctTTCACACAGTCATAGATATCAGCTCACAAAATGTGCcggatttatttcatcaagattcaagaattattctctggagaaaaaggtaaaaaggtcataaacctcACATATTGATCTGATCCAGGTCCACAACCAGAGGTGACCAAACTCTTTGATTTTTGATGTCTTACAATAATGCATCAGTACTATCAACCTAAATGACCTGTAAACACACTTTATACTCCACTTTAAAATACTGATCTGTGTTTCCATGCAGGCTGAACTTTGACAACTCAGCCTACCGCTACATCatgaaggaggatgaggaagagcaggagataTTGCCTATTACCTCAGACTTCTTCTTTGAGGTCTTCCCCTTCAATATTGTCTTCAGACAGGTAATCTCCCCTCAGCCTCCCAAGGGAAAGTAATGAACAACATAAAGTGTTAAGTGAATGAACGGTCAGTCCCTCTCTTCTTCAGGACATGGTGGTGCATAACGTGGGCTCGGGCCTGTCTACAGTCTTCCCTGATCTGGATGGGAAGAAAATCACCGATGCCTTCTTGCTCGCTCGCCCCCTAGTGGAGTTCAACTGGAACATGGTGAGACATCACACGTCCACATTTCAGACAACTTGAATCTTTTTCAGCCACTTCAGATCAAACTTTCCTCAGTGCATCTTAAAATATTGCCTTGAAACAGGTGAGAATACTGACTTTGTAATCCGCACACAGATCATCTCCCACCCCAACAACGGGTTTGAGATCATGTCCAAGGAGCcagtgaaaagagagaggaacCTTCACAACCGAGTCCAAAGTAAGAGTGGTGTTAACAGGTTGCAGggctgtgagtgtgagtgtgagtgtgtgagtgtgtgtgagtgtgtttgtgtgtgtgtgtgtgtgtgtgtgtgtgtgtgtgtgtgtgtgtgtgtgtgtgtgtgtgtgtgtgtgtgtgtgtgtgtgtgtggtgggcgAGCACTCACAGGCGTGTGGTCAGATCAATTTCGAAGCAGTCAGACACAAAAACCCTGCTCAATTTAACGTtcactaatttaaaaaaagagcaggTTTGTGGTAATTGGATGTATCTTCTCCCCCAAGAGCttgaacattaacatttaactttGAGAACGCAGCTGAATTAAAGTGGTGCGTTATGTCTCACAGTTGCTGAAAATTGAATTGTTTGATGTCTTGATTCAACCTAAATTGATTGAATTTAGCGGAACAGATCTCTGCCCTGTTTGTGACGGGTGGAGGGtgtgaatatgaatgtttgtgGCTCTGACAGTCGACCTTGTTTTTCCACAGATTTGGACTATGAAAATGCCAATCGTACCGCTGACGTCGATGTGGAGCTCATGGCCTTCCAGTCCATCATTGGAGATGATTACAAAGGTCATGACCTAGAGAAATGGTCATAGACCATAGAGAGACATAAGCATTGAAATTGTCTGGCTTTCTAAtcacaaaataagacaaaataatagacacagacacacttgtggcggtaatgcaccttgacattggttgccacccgccaataaaccgaacaaagaagaagaaatacaaaGCAATCTCactttaaaggaatagtttaaAGTTggaaatattagattttttgttGAAAGTTGTTGACTTGAGGAGATTATGCTTACcactttcatgtttgtgtgctcTATGATGCTGGTGCCAGCACAGCTTTAACTTTAGTTTGCGTCATTGAGCAAAAAGCTAGTGTGGCTCTGTCTAAAAATGAAACTACCACCACATCTTTAAGTTCCCTAGTTCACCTGCTgcatctcatttgtttaatttgtacaaaatattaaatgaaaataatgtttaaCTTATAGATGAATTATATTTCCTGTTGTCTGGGAGCACTGACTTGTTTTCACAGTTTGGCTGCCAGGCAACAAGCAGAGACTCCAGGAAGTCACTGCTTCCATACATGTTTATAAAGGTGGATATGACGGCTctcccaaagtgaagccaaatcatcttgatcgccccccggtgtctggctgcagtataggttataaaccccacctcctccttgttagcGGATTGGACATGGACGTGATGTATTTTTATGTGTTGATTTTTCTGttaggtttgtttttattattagtaatttgatgctatataaaACGTCATcattgacaactgagactgactcacgattggtcgggAGTCCACTAGCACCCTAGCTCCAAATTACCTCAAGAGtccaagatggcggcacccACATCTagcatattttggctttatctctgtacaatgggaggaacTGGAGatgcattgtccatctttatatacagtcaatgttttCTCCCAAGAAGTAGTCCACCCTATAACCTACTGAAAGCCAGAAGAGGTTTCATTATGCATAGCTACACTCATTAGCTGCTGGCTATAGCTTCATATTAAACATAAAGATACAAGAGTGGTATTGATTTTCTTTACTGTtggcaagaaagcaaagaaCCCTATTTTGAACTTGCACTTTAAAAATGCTAAACTGCTGCTTCCATTCAGATGACATCTTTAACGTTACAATTTACTGCTGAAGTTTAACCTCACACACCTCtctggatgtttgtctctttttggcATTTGAATGTGCTCCTCTCTTAGACGGTAACAGCGCTAATGCGATGGAGAGCTGGGGTGATGGGACGCGCTGCCTGAAACTAAAAGGACAAATGAGATACATGCCAGAATGGGAGTCCATCATCTTCCTGGGAACTCCTGTGTAAGgcgtgcacgcacgcacacgcacacacacacacacacgcacacacacacacacacacacacacacacacacacacacacacacgctgccatAGACACAGATCTTTATTAATATGCTGCtgttgaaaagtaaaacattctAAAAAGCCGCGATAGCCAAACTGAATTACGGGGCTGGAAATAAAAGCCTGGGCAGTGAATCAAATCAGGGGCCCATTCGAACAGCACTTTCCATGCATGAAATGAGCTGCTAATTAGCCTGTAATCAGACAGTGCAGCTCTTGTGAGCGTAATGGGAACCAATTTGCAAGAGTGTTTTCCACAGAGTACATTACCAAAACATTTCCCTCCTCATctaaaacatttagtttttgcAAGTAAATGCCCTCATGCCGGCATTGACAAAACTTGCATGTTCTTTAATGTAGAAAACATGAGATAGCTCTCAGAATTATAGCCTTTatattccccttttttttttaatactctTATTTGCATTCATTCAATCACTGtaacttttcttaaatttttcactgtgtgtatgtgaatgtgcaGGATGGAGAGTCTGAGTGCGATGTTTAGGACCGGCCTGTACATCAACGACCTGAGCATGCACGACTCCAGCAGAGACCTGGTGTTGGCGGGGACTCAGCagtcagaggagctgaagagagCTCTCATACAGGTGCCCCGAGCCAAAGTGCAGCTGCATTTTATATCAGTCCACTTGTCACTCTGCGTTATGTAAAGTGTCTCTGAAGcctttttctttcagtcaaGCAGCCCCACATCACCTTCCACCCGCAGACCTGAGGTGAAGGAAATAGACTCACACTTAcagtgtttctttctctctcccgctTCTTCCTCATTGTGA contains these protein-coding regions:
- the LOC117769554 gene encoding soluble guanylate cyclase 88E-like — protein: MYGLLCESLHDFIKESYGDDVWKLVRERADVRLHSFVTHQVYSESVIPRIAKAASGVTGTPYNELMNSWGVYFLGFVGKYGYDRILKVLGRHVRDFVNGLDNLHEYLRFSYPKVQPPTFFCQEESATGVTLHYRSKRKGYLHYAMGQLRQMGKQFYDTDIQVEVMSEQIVGDYSHVTMRLNFDNSAYRYIMKEDEEEQEILPITSDFFFEVFPFNIVFRQDMVVHNVGSGLSTVFPDLDGKKITDAFLLARPLVEFNWNMIISHPNNGFEIMSKEPVKRERNLHNRVQNLDYENANRTADVDVELMAFQSIIGDDYKDGNSANAMESWGDGTRCLKLKGQMRYMPEWESIIFLGTPVMESLSAMFRTGLYINDLSMHDSSRDLVLAGTQQSEELKRALIQEQKKSSKLEESMKMLDYEMKKTDDLLYRMIPKPVAKRLRKGEPAVNTCEVFPDVTILFSDVVGFTRICSHITPMQVVSMLNTMYTLFDTLSEKHRVFKVETIGDAYMVVAGAPEKTKYHAHNICDMALDMVRSIDHLKDPSNGNHIQIRVGIHSGMVVAGVVGHKMPRYGLHGDTVHTASAMESNGKEMHIQLSSATYEHLKGSHFIFERRGIITIKGNVEIETYWLKGKRDKDGNAQAACPQFETQTISKANIKAPEAKRDEEGLVFSLVAGEGKDDVKSIPSHRIKMEISGHSPEEKMEEGHTEEMSGHKAHHKDALQDGLGDSHLELNSPDGRDSITESRNSSCDSHSSKSAMCSVS